The following are from one region of the Tissierellales bacterium genome:
- the grdC gene encoding glycine/sarcosine/betaine reductase complex component C subunit beta codes for MNFPVLKGAGYVLLHAPEMVINNGTTQTTERAINPDSDYLKQVPKHLRTFEEVVSYMPNQVYIGGMTPEELGEHKQPWHDKKAENATREGKYGEIMPQDEFIGMMKIVDAFDLVKLTEEFTNEVRVELEDHPGFREELIAKLGKGDDKEDIEKLINEQGAEGLFNNGEIVGCVKKAHEIDTNLSAHVLFENLAVKASGALAIMNLIEKNNINPEDVEYVIECSEEACGDMNQRGGGNFAKALAETAGLTNATGSDTRGFCAAPTHAIIEASALVQAGVFKNVVVAAGGSTAKLGMNGKDHIKKGFPILEDTLGGFAVLISENDGENPIFRTDIVGRHTVGTGSSPQGVMSALVTDPLDKADMKITDIDKYSVEMQNPDVTKPAGAGDVPTANYKMIAALGVMKKDIERTQLNDFIKEHGMVGWAPTQGHIPSGVPYAGFAREDILSGKINRAMVVGKGSLFLGRMTNLFDGVSIVIEKNPGKVDEDKGVSEEEVRKLVAESMKDFASHLLKD; via the coding sequence ATGAATTTCCCAGTGTTAAAAGGAGCTGGATATGTACTTTTACATGCTCCGGAGATGGTTATAAATAATGGAACTACACAAACTACAGAAAGAGCTATTAATCCAGATTCAGATTATTTAAAACAAGTACCTAAACATTTAAGAACATTTGAAGAAGTTGTAAGTTATATGCCAAATCAAGTTTATATAGGAGGTATGACTCCAGAAGAATTAGGTGAACATAAACAACCTTGGCATGATAAAAAAGCTGAAAATGCAACTAGAGAAGGTAAATATGGAGAAATAATGCCACAAGATGAGTTTATTGGTATGATGAAAATAGTAGATGCTTTTGACTTAGTAAAGTTAACTGAAGAATTTACTAATGAAGTAAGAGTAGAGCTAGAAGATCACCCTGGTTTTAGAGAGGAATTAATAGCTAAACTAGGTAAAGGTGATGACAAAGAAGATATAGAAAAACTTATAAATGAACAAGGTGCAGAAGGATTATTTAACAATGGAGAAATTGTTGGTTGTGTAAAGAAAGCTCATGAGATAGATACAAATTTAAGTGCACATGTTTTATTTGAAAATCTAGCCGTTAAAGCTTCAGGTGCATTAGCAATAATGAATTTAATTGAAAAAAATAATATTAATCCTGAAGATGTTGAATATGTTATAGAATGTTCAGAAGAAGCTTGTGGAGATATGAACCAAAGAGGTGGAGGAAACTTTGCGAAAGCATTAGCTGAGACAGCAGGACTTACAAATGCTACTGGTTCTGACACAAGAGGATTCTGTGCAGCACCAACTCATGCTATAATTGAAGCTAGTGCATTAGTTCAAGCAGGTGTATTTAAAAATGTAGTAGTAGCTGCTGGAGGATCTACGGCAAAATTAGGTATGAATGGTAAGGATCATATAAAGAAAGGATTTCCAATATTAGAAGATACTCTTGGAGGATTTGCAGTGCTAATAAGTGAAAATGACGGTGAAAACCCAATTTTCAGAACCGATATAGTAGGAAGACATACTGTTGGAACAGGATCATCTCCACAAGGAGTTATGTCCGCATTAGTTACTGATCCACTAGATAAAGCTGATATGAAGATTACAGATATAGATAAATATTCAGTAGAAATGCAAAATCCAGATGTAACGAAACCAGCTGGAGCTGGAGATGTGCCAACTGCAAACTATAAGATGATAGCTGCATTAGGTGTTATGAAAAAAGATATTGAAAGAACTCAATTAAATGATTTTATTAAAGAACATGGTATGGTAGGATGGGCACCAACCCAAGGACATATACCTTCAGGAGTACCTTATGCAGGATTCGCAAGAGAAGATATATTAAGTGGAAAAATTAATAGAGCTATGGTAGTAGGGAAAGGTAGTTTATTCCTAGGTCGTATGACTAATTTATTTGATGGTGTGTCTATAGTTATTGAGAAAAATCCAGGAAAAGTAGATGAGGACAAAGGTGTTTCAGAAGAAGAAGTAAGAAAATTAGTAGCTGAATCTATGAAAGACTTCGCTTCACATCTACTTAAGGATTAG